A window of Sutcliffiella cohnii contains these coding sequences:
- a CDS encoding NAD-dependent succinate-semialdehyde dehydrogenase — translation MYINGEWVKTNEWMEVTNPATGETIGSVPIITHKQMDLVINSAELAFHEWKRLSVYERAAYLHKWYELIDKNAEEIARVLTMEQGKPLKEALGEVHYANSFLEWYKEEGKRMYGETIPSQFREKRILIQKQPIGVVAAITPWNFPAAMITRKVAPALVAGCTIIIKPASQTPLTALLLAKYGHEAGIPKGVLNVITGKSSLIGDNLLQDPRVKKLTFTGSTEIGKQLMAQAATTVKKVSLELGGHAPFIVFEDANIEKAVKGAIQSKFRNAGQTCICANRIFVHESIHSTFIERFVEEVKKLKIGNGLNSQSDIGPLIDLSARNKVQSQIKDAIENGGLIHCGGRVVADNFLEPTVISNVKDEMMVMTEETFGPVAPIATFRNEDEVVNRANNSPYGLAAYFYTESLSRMYRVTESLEYGIIGVNDAAPSTAQAPFGGLKESGIGREGSHYGLDEYVEVKYVSISI, via the coding sequence ATGTACATTAACGGTGAATGGGTAAAAACGAACGAATGGATGGAAGTGACCAATCCGGCAACAGGTGAAACAATTGGATCTGTACCTATTATTACTCATAAACAAATGGACCTCGTAATCAACAGTGCTGAATTAGCTTTTCACGAGTGGAAACGTTTATCCGTTTACGAAAGGGCTGCTTATTTACATAAATGGTATGAACTCATAGATAAAAACGCCGAAGAAATTGCGCGTGTCTTAACAATGGAACAAGGTAAGCCGTTAAAAGAGGCACTAGGAGAAGTACATTACGCAAATAGCTTCTTAGAATGGTATAAAGAAGAAGGAAAAAGAATGTATGGAGAAACCATCCCTTCTCAATTTCGAGAAAAGCGTATACTCATACAGAAACAACCTATAGGGGTAGTTGCAGCGATAACACCTTGGAATTTTCCAGCCGCAATGATTACAAGAAAGGTTGCACCAGCATTAGTGGCAGGCTGCACCATCATTATTAAACCAGCTAGTCAAACCCCATTAACAGCTTTATTGCTGGCGAAATACGGTCATGAAGCAGGTATTCCGAAAGGGGTTCTCAATGTAATAACAGGGAAATCTAGCTTAATAGGTGACAATTTGTTACAAGATCCACGTGTAAAGAAATTAACGTTTACTGGTTCTACTGAAATTGGTAAGCAATTAATGGCACAAGCCGCAACAACAGTTAAAAAGGTTTCTTTAGAATTAGGGGGGCATGCTCCATTTATAGTATTTGAAGATGCCAATATTGAAAAAGCAGTGAAAGGTGCTATTCAATCCAAGTTTCGTAACGCTGGACAGACTTGCATTTGTGCAAATCGAATTTTTGTTCATGAATCCATTCACTCGACATTTATAGAGCGGTTTGTTGAGGAAGTGAAAAAATTAAAAATTGGAAATGGGCTAAATTCTCAATCTGATATCGGACCTTTAATTGACCTAAGTGCTAGAAACAAAGTACAGAGCCAAATAAAAGATGCTATCGAAAATGGTGGATTGATCCATTGTGGTGGAAGAGTTGTTGCTGATAACTTTTTGGAACCAACAGTTATTTCTAACGTTAAGGACGAAATGATGGTGATGACAGAAGAAACGTTTGGTCCAGTTGCTCCTATTGCTACTTTCCGCAATGAAGACGAAGTAGTTAATAGGGCTAACAACTCTCCGTATGGTTTAGCGGCTTATTTCTATACTGAAAGCTTAAGTCGGATGTATCGAGTAACAGAAAGTTTAGAATATGGCATAATCGGAGTAAATGACGCTGCTCCTTCTACCGCTCAAGCCCCTTTTGGAGGTCTGAAAGAAAGTGGCATCGGAAGAGAAGGGAGCCATTATGGTTTAGACGAATATGTAGAAGTTAAATATGTTTCAATTAGTATCTGA
- a CDS encoding 5-bromo-4-chloroindolyl phosphate hydrolysis family protein → MKIFIRRALILIGSFNISVIVFLIALFSSGFQFTISALISLITFFTSYSLLKKKFIPNSNLNKIVNKEKKYVAQQMKEAKKKVKEINNARFRVRSIFVFQTINNVYKMSNKVIKMIETEPQRFRDASHFIHQHLDSAAIITDKYVKLVSQPVRDHTIKSSIREAEDGLKSLEKAMERELISILNNDITNLDVELKLIKNSEKNIDSTLKK, encoded by the coding sequence GTGAAAATATTCATAAGACGAGCTTTAATTCTAATCGGTTCGTTTAATATATCGGTAATTGTATTTTTAATTGCTTTATTTTCTAGCGGATTTCAATTTACTATATCTGCACTAATTAGTTTAATAACTTTCTTTACTTCCTACTCGTTATTAAAGAAAAAATTCATCCCAAATAGCAATTTGAACAAAATAGTAAATAAAGAAAAGAAGTATGTAGCACAGCAAATGAAAGAGGCAAAGAAAAAAGTGAAAGAAATTAACAATGCCCGATTTAGAGTTCGGTCTATTTTCGTCTTTCAAACAATTAATAACGTTTATAAAATGTCCAATAAAGTAATAAAAATGATAGAGACTGAACCACAACGATTTCGAGATGCAAGTCACTTTATCCATCAACACTTAGACTCTGCTGCTATTATTACCGATAAATATGTTAAGTTAGTTTCTCAGCCTGTAAGAGATCATACAATAAAGTCTTCTATAAGGGAAGCAGAAGATGGGTTGAAAAGCTTAGAAAAAGCGATGGAACGAGAACTTATTTCGATTTTAAATAATGATATAACTAATCTCGATGTAGAATTAAAACTAATTAAGAACAGCGAAAAAAATATCGATTCAACCTTGAAAAAGTAG
- a CDS encoding toxic anion resistance protein, giving the protein MDKEKIVEQKLKDDTLNDLLNNPFSTTNSGEIIEVEQQLEQKESAMNSLSEEHKKKAIEIAKQINPEDQQAISQYGVAAQSELSNFSNSILSHIQTKDAGPVGEVITDLMTKIKEVKPGELEPKKKGMLSRLFGGIGNSVNQLFAKYRKIGFEIDKISDQLESFKKVLQRDNIVLESLYDKNKEYFQALNVYIAAGEHKLEELQTKTIPEMEQKARLTNNQMEAQAVSDMLQFVDRLEKRVHDLKISRQITLQMAPQIRLIQHTNQTLVERIHSSILTAIPLWKNQLIIAVSLYNQQKAVDTQKSVTETTNDLLLRNSEMLKQNTIAAARENERGIVDVETLKKTQANLIETLEETLKIQQEGREKRVQVEQELVSMENELKQKLLNATRKLK; this is encoded by the coding sequence ATGGACAAAGAGAAAATCGTGGAACAAAAACTTAAAGATGACACTTTAAATGACTTATTAAACAACCCATTTTCCACAACTAATAGCGGGGAAATAATAGAAGTAGAGCAACAACTAGAACAAAAGGAATCGGCAATGAATAGCCTTTCAGAAGAGCATAAAAAGAAAGCAATTGAAATTGCAAAGCAAATTAATCCCGAAGACCAGCAGGCTATATCCCAATACGGAGTTGCAGCACAATCAGAACTATCTAATTTTTCCAACTCTATACTCTCCCATATCCAAACGAAGGACGCAGGTCCAGTTGGTGAGGTTATTACTGATTTAATGACAAAAATTAAAGAGGTAAAACCCGGTGAATTGGAGCCAAAAAAGAAAGGCATGTTAAGTAGATTGTTCGGCGGCATCGGAAATTCAGTTAATCAATTATTTGCTAAATACCGTAAAATTGGATTTGAAATCGATAAAATTTCTGATCAGCTGGAAAGCTTTAAAAAAGTTTTGCAACGAGATAATATTGTTCTAGAGTCACTTTACGATAAAAACAAAGAATATTTTCAAGCATTAAATGTTTATATCGCTGCTGGGGAACACAAACTAGAGGAATTACAAACGAAAACGATCCCTGAGATGGAACAAAAAGCTCGATTAACGAACAATCAAATGGAAGCTCAAGCAGTTTCTGATATGCTTCAATTTGTCGACAGATTAGAAAAGCGTGTGCATGATTTAAAAATTAGTCGTCAAATTACGTTACAGATGGCACCGCAAATTCGTTTAATTCAACATACAAATCAAACATTAGTCGAAAGAATTCATTCTTCTATCCTAACAGCTATTCCATTATGGAAAAACCAACTAATTATTGCAGTATCTTTATATAACCAACAAAAGGCAGTAGATACACAAAAAAGCGTTACGGAAACGACGAACGATTTATTATTAAGAAACTCGGAAATGCTAAAGCAGAACACAATTGCAGCTGCTAGGGAAAATGAACGAGGGATTGTGGATGTAGAAACATTGAAAAAGACACAAGCCAATTTAATCGAAACGTTAGAAGAAACGTTAAAAATACAACAAGAAGGTAGAGAAAAACGTGTTCAAGTCGAACAAGAGCTTGTTTCAATGGAAAATGAATTAAAACAAAAATTATTAAATGCGACTCGCAAACTAAAGTAG
- a CDS encoding YhcN/YlaJ family sporulation lipoprotein codes for MFRLNWKSIIIAGMTVSLLTGCGADQRAERGAPNEALDVNWENRGARTGYMDARNVRYNEGMFGTNDLGTERNRNNMNINNTEIGRDGTFRSQNAANESRMAVADRAVDAVTDLDEVKRANIIVTNRIAYVAAVLDDGHSGQLTEEVENKIAREVRKTDRDIQNVYVSTNPEFVDRMQGYTNNINEGRPIAGFFEEFTETISRIFPNAR; via the coding sequence GTGTTTCGATTGAATTGGAAAAGTATTATTATTGCAGGGATGACAGTTTCATTATTAACTGGTTGTGGAGCAGACCAAAGAGCAGAAAGAGGCGCTCCTAATGAGGCTCTAGATGTAAACTGGGAAAACCGAGGAGCACGTACAGGGTATATGGATGCTCGAAATGTTCGCTACAATGAAGGTATGTTTGGAACGAACGACCTTGGAACAGAACGAAACAGAAACAACATGAATATAAACAATACAGAAATCGGTCGTGATGGAACTTTCCGTAGTCAAAATGCAGCGAATGAATCACGAATGGCTGTAGCTGATAGAGCTGTTGATGCTGTAACAGATTTAGATGAAGTTAAAAGAGCGAATATTATTGTTACAAATAGAATCGCTTATGTTGCTGCAGTTTTAGATGATGGGCACAGTGGGCAATTAACCGAAGAAGTGGAAAATAAAATTGCAAGAGAAGTTCGAAAAACAGACCGTGATATACAAAACGTATATGTTTCCACAAATCCAGAATTTGTGGATCGTATGCAAGGATATACCAATAATATTAATGAAGGTCGTCCAATAGCCGGATTTTTCGAGGAATTTACAGAAACAATTTCGCGCATTTTCCCTAATGCACGATAA
- a CDS encoding alpha/beta hydrolase: protein MEFGIHKNKEDYLRFYHLEEHLPIHSHEWLTCKNNKIFIQSFTPPITKGTIWLIHGFLDHSNSLHYTINFFIQKGYEVQTIDLIGHGLSSGNRGEVKAFTDYASTFKEVLLNRSIDKEKLFAIGHSTGAAMLIDFCIRYHSPFEKVILVCPLIRSYLWTVTSPFLNIIRMNVKRMYRKNTSNESYLTFLKKDPLQVNVIRNNWLLALKNWYNNLQSINKKDNIFHIIQGNKDTTVDWNYNCHYLLQTFPNSNAVLFDEGHHHLLNEKDPLRRIVHDYMQKVIEG, encoded by the coding sequence ATGGAGTTTGGAATCCATAAAAATAAAGAAGACTATTTGCGTTTTTATCATTTAGAAGAACATTTACCTATACATTCCCATGAATGGTTAACTTGTAAAAACAACAAAATATTTATACAAAGCTTTACTCCACCTATTACTAAGGGAACAATTTGGCTTATTCATGGATTTCTTGACCATTCTAATTCTTTGCATTATACAATCAATTTTTTTATTCAAAAGGGATATGAAGTGCAAACAATTGATTTAATTGGGCATGGTCTTTCTAGTGGAAACAGGGGAGAGGTTAAAGCATTTACAGACTACGCTTCAACTTTCAAGGAAGTATTATTGAATAGGAGTATAGATAAAGAGAAGCTTTTTGCAATTGGGCATAGCACTGGGGCTGCAATGCTAATAGATTTTTGTATTCGTTACCATTCGCCTTTTGAAAAAGTAATTTTAGTATGTCCACTCATTCGATCTTATTTGTGGACTGTCACGTCTCCTTTTTTGAATATTATTCGTATGAATGTAAAAAGGATGTATCGAAAAAACACTTCTAATGAAAGCTATTTAACGTTTTTGAAGAAGGACCCTTTACAAGTAAATGTTATACGAAATAATTGGTTATTGGCATTAAAAAATTGGTATAATAATTTGCAATCAATAAATAAGAAAGATAATATTTTTCATATTATTCAAGGAAATAAAGATACGACCGTTGATTGGAATTATAATTGTCATTATCTTCTACAAACATTTCCTAATAGCAATGCTGTATTATTCGATGAGGGACATCACCATCTACTCAATGAAAAAGATCCTTTAAGACGAATCGTACATGATTATATGCAAAAAGTAATAGAAGGATAA
- a CDS encoding DUF2187 family protein translates to METENKLTNVANIGDTISVKGGHRKGIKGQVIAVRDSSVIVDIGKNPNTGEPIRTVINHKNYKVTKG, encoded by the coding sequence ATGGAAACAGAAAATAAACTAACGAATGTAGCAAATATTGGTGATACGATTTCAGTAAAAGGAGGACACCGAAAGGGAATAAAGGGACAGGTTATTGCAGTAAGAGATAGCTCCGTTATAGTTGATATCGGAAAGAATCCTAACACAGGTGAACCAATTAGAACCGTTATAAACCATAAGAATTATAAAGTTACTAAAGGATGA
- a CDS encoding cell wall hydrolase, which produces MLKKLLMSSFIATVLFSATAVGASASTYTVKSGDSLWEIGKKYGVSVKDIQSLNNKRNHLIFPGETLKLPKAVTASEKELMARLVHAEAKGESYAGKVAVATVILNRVDSDSFPNTINGVVHERTPHGGYQFTPVQNGQINLAADKEAMKAVEEAIAFRGQGKGSLYFYNPAKTNDQWIRTRAVTTTIGNHVFAK; this is translated from the coding sequence ATGTTAAAAAAATTATTAATGTCATCATTTATTGCGACGGTTCTCTTTTCTGCTACTGCAGTTGGAGCAAGCGCATCGACATATACAGTTAAATCTGGAGATTCTTTATGGGAAATCGGAAAAAAATACGGAGTATCTGTTAAAGATATTCAATCATTAAATAATAAACGAAATCATTTAATTTTCCCTGGTGAAACTTTGAAACTACCAAAAGCAGTAACAGCATCTGAAAAGGAATTAATGGCACGTCTTGTTCATGCAGAGGCTAAAGGAGAATCTTATGCAGGAAAAGTTGCGGTTGCGACTGTAATTTTAAACCGTGTAGATAGTGATTCATTCCCTAATACTATTAATGGTGTTGTTCATGAGAGAACTCCTCATGGAGGTTATCAGTTCACACCTGTACAAAATGGCCAAATTAACTTAGCGGCGGATAAAGAAGCAATGAAAGCAGTTGAAGAAGCAATCGCATTTAGAGGACAAGGTAAAGGTTCTTTATACTTCTATAATCCTGCTAAAACAAATGATCAGTGGATTCGTACTCGTGCAGTAACAACGACTATCGGTAACCACGTTTTCGCTAAGTAA
- a CDS encoding class I SAM-dependent methyltransferase codes for MLNEYTNLIAEFGIGGAHPGGLSFSKEILTNENIDSNDIILEVGCGTGQTTAYLALNGHTVVPIDSHPKMVEKANNRFQQLYLPCKAQIADIHDLPFEKDSFDIVIAESVLSFTNLDQSLANIHDVLKEGGKLIALEMTKKDSIKDEFLGSIKKHFGTPQILSKSMWENKLKKHGYDPIRFQTMSLHDLPTPEQDIAPSDMIDDKYYELMFKHEKIVRKSRNMLSLGVIVAQK; via the coding sequence ATGTTGAACGAATATACGAACCTAATAGCTGAATTTGGTATTGGTGGCGCTCATCCTGGAGGATTAAGCTTTTCTAAAGAAATTTTAACTAATGAAAACATAGATAGCAATGACATTATTTTAGAGGTTGGTTGTGGTACCGGGCAAACAACCGCATACCTTGCCTTAAACGGTCATACGGTAGTGCCGATTGACTCACATCCGAAAATGGTGGAAAAAGCGAACAACAGGTTCCAACAGTTATATCTTCCTTGTAAAGCACAAATAGCCGACATCCATGACTTGCCATTTGAGAAGGACAGTTTCGATATTGTCATAGCAGAGTCAGTTTTATCGTTCACCAACCTAGATCAATCGTTAGCTAATATACATGACGTTTTAAAAGAAGGTGGAAAATTAATAGCATTAGAAATGACAAAAAAGGATTCTATTAAAGATGAATTTTTAGGAAGTATAAAGAAGCACTTTGGTACTCCACAAATACTTTCCAAATCAATGTGGGAAAATAAGCTAAAAAAGCACGGATACGACCCAATCCGCTTTCAAACTATGTCATTACACGATTTGCCTACACCTGAACAAGATATAGCACCGTCCGATATGATTGATGATAAATATTATGAATTAATGTTCAAGCACGAAAAGATTGTTAGAAAAAGTCGTAATATGTTATCGCTTGGTGTAATTGTAGCTCAAAAATAA
- a CDS encoding DUF6501 family protein, giving the protein MIHLTWKQADTIKQVKCIHTNAAKYLVHNALTEGQVYDVKNETEEFYFVVDNKGEISGFYKTYFQEI; this is encoded by the coding sequence ATGATTCACTTAACATGGAAGCAAGCAGACACAATAAAACAAGTAAAATGTATACATACAAACGCTGCTAAATATTTAGTGCATAACGCCTTAACGGAAGGACAAGTATACGATGTAAAAAATGAAACAGAAGAATTTTATTTTGTAGTTGATAATAAAGGTGAAATTAGTGGTTTTTACAAAACATATTTTCAAGAAATATAA
- a CDS encoding ABC-F family ATP-binding cassette domain-containing protein: protein MITVTNVSLRFGDRKLFEDVNIKFTPGNCYGLIGANGAGKSTFLKVLSGEVEAQTGNVSMNPGERLTVLKQNHFEYEEHEVLKTVIMGHARLYEVMQEKDAIYMKEDFSDEDGMRAAELEGEFAELNGWEAESEAAILLKGLGIEENLHDKKMAELTGSEKVKVLLAQALFGKPDVLLLDEPTNHLDLKAIQWLEEFLINFENTVIVVSHDRHFLNKVCTHIADLDFSKIQIYVGNYDFWYESSQLATKMAQNENKKKEEKIKELQAFIARFSANASKSKQATSRKKLLDKITLDDIRPSSRKYPYIHFTPEREIGNDLLRVEGLTKTIDGVKVLDNVSFIMNKDDKIALVGSNEIANSTLLKILSGEMEPDSGSFRWGVTTSQSYFPKDNAKFFENSDLNLVDWLRQFSPQDETETFLRGFLGRMLFSGEEVKKKASVLSGGEKVRCMLSKMMLSGSNVLLLDDPTNHLDLESITALNNGLINFKGSIVFTSHDHQFIQTIANRVIEITPKGLVDKQVTYDEYLEDEAVQKQVKEMYA from the coding sequence ATGATTACAGTGACAAATGTTAGTTTACGTTTTGGAGATCGAAAGTTATTTGAAGATGTTAATATAAAGTTTACACCAGGAAATTGTTATGGATTAATTGGTGCGAACGGTGCTGGAAAATCTACTTTCCTTAAAGTACTTTCTGGTGAAGTTGAAGCACAAACAGGGAATGTTAGTATGAACCCTGGTGAAAGACTTACTGTTTTAAAGCAAAACCACTTCGAATATGAAGAGCATGAAGTTCTTAAAACAGTAATTATGGGCCATGCAAGACTATACGAAGTAATGCAAGAAAAAGATGCAATTTATATGAAAGAAGATTTTTCTGATGAGGATGGAATGAGAGCAGCTGAATTAGAAGGTGAATTCGCCGAACTTAATGGGTGGGAAGCAGAATCAGAAGCTGCTATTTTGCTTAAAGGTTTAGGTATTGAGGAAAATTTGCATGATAAAAAAATGGCAGAGTTAACAGGATCTGAGAAAGTGAAAGTGTTACTAGCACAAGCTTTATTCGGTAAACCTGACGTTCTTTTATTAGACGAACCTACAAACCATTTAGACTTAAAAGCAATCCAATGGTTAGAAGAGTTTTTAATAAACTTTGAAAATACAGTTATTGTCGTATCTCATGACCGTCATTTCTTAAACAAAGTGTGTACTCATATTGCTGATTTAGACTTTAGTAAAATTCAAATATATGTTGGGAACTACGACTTCTGGTATGAATCAAGTCAGTTAGCAACAAAAATGGCTCAAAATGAAAACAAGAAAAAAGAAGAAAAAATTAAAGAATTACAAGCATTTATCGCTAGGTTTAGTGCGAACGCTTCAAAATCAAAACAAGCAACATCTCGTAAGAAGTTATTAGATAAAATAACACTAGACGACATTAGGCCTTCATCACGTAAATATCCTTATATTCATTTTACGCCTGAACGTGAAATTGGAAATGACCTTCTCCGTGTTGAAGGATTAACGAAAACAATTGACGGTGTAAAAGTATTAGACAACGTAAGCTTCATTATGAACAAGGATGACAAAATTGCTCTAGTGGGTAGTAATGAAATTGCTAATAGCACCCTATTAAAAATATTATCTGGCGAAATGGAACCGGATAGTGGTTCATTTAGATGGGGCGTTACCACTTCTCAATCTTATTTTCCGAAAGACAATGCTAAGTTTTTCGAAAATAGTGATTTAAACTTAGTTGATTGGCTACGTCAATTTTCTCCTCAAGATGAAACAGAAACATTTTTACGTGGGTTCTTAGGAAGAATGTTATTTTCAGGTGAAGAGGTTAAGAAAAAAGCAAGTGTTTTATCTGGTGGAGAAAAAGTTCGCTGTATGCTTTCTAAAATGATGTTAAGCGGATCGAATGTATTATTATTAGATGACCCTACAAACCATTTAGATCTTGAATCTATTACAGCATTGAATAATGGTTTGATTAATTTTAAAGGTTCTATCGTTTTCACATCACATGACCATCAATTTATTCAAACAATTGCAAACAGAGTCATCGAAATTACACCTAAAGGACTTGTTGATAAACAAGTTACTTACGATGAATATTTAGAAGATGAAGCTGTACAAAAACAAGTAAAAGAAATGTACGCATAA
- a CDS encoding cupredoxin domain-containing protein, whose product MRLLVIKRSWFLFLAFCCVVAFGGWYVVNKGIIPTTGQVKQSEETVIHLITTEFETKTADGKEIEVYRWDPGTVVAPKGKEVTFKLFGLNGHEHHFTIEGTSVHGVVNKGKETVVKVQFDEPGVYKLICTSHANDVVPMIAYIHVY is encoded by the coding sequence ATGAGATTGTTAGTAATAAAAAGAAGTTGGTTTTTGTTCCTAGCGTTTTGTTGTGTTGTTGCTTTTGGAGGATGGTATGTAGTGAACAAAGGAATTATCCCAACAACTGGACAAGTAAAACAAAGTGAAGAAACAGTTATTCATTTAATTACTACAGAATTTGAGACGAAAACTGCAGATGGAAAAGAAATTGAAGTATATCGCTGGGATCCAGGTACAGTTGTTGCTCCAAAAGGAAAAGAAGTTACATTTAAGCTTTTCGGATTAAATGGTCATGAACATCATTTTACAATTGAAGGAACATCGGTACACGGTGTTGTCAACAAAGGAAAAGAAACGGTTGTGAAAGTGCAATTTGATGAGCCTGGTGTGTACAAACTAATTTGTACTTCTCATGCGAATGATGTAGTACCTATGATTGCTTATATACATGTGTATTAA
- a CDS encoding DUF2935 domain-containing protein produces the protein MSFLEDATFEQRFWMQVFGDHNIFFLDTLGPKEKEDIQKAQQFKDRYDRLYNEANSLTNENVHQHIKTAKALTQQLREFKLSIIRRQLHGEITVNLPPTFINHMVNELEEYLNVVSYLEKGESPPIFHELHHHLVWLLDAAGHAQGINDSVDMVEQDVKVRSHEFIERFKDFYIKAVELAGYLRTNVQSFPALSKMNVEVKLEIELFKTFLHEIKEMELSDQLLGTFSAIMADHMAREECYYLIKLASSTATAMPDCDPTKPRVQE, from the coding sequence ATTAGTTTTTTAGAAGATGCAACATTTGAACAACGGTTTTGGATGCAAGTGTTTGGAGATCACAACATTTTTTTCCTAGATACGTTAGGTCCAAAAGAAAAAGAAGATATTCAAAAAGCACAACAGTTTAAAGACAGATACGATCGTTTGTACAATGAAGCAAATAGTTTAACGAACGAAAATGTGCATCAACACATTAAAACGGCGAAAGCTTTGACACAACAATTACGTGAATTCAAATTATCTATTATTCGTAGACAATTGCACGGAGAAATTACCGTAAACTTACCGCCAACATTTATTAACCATATGGTAAATGAATTAGAGGAATATTTAAATGTAGTAAGTTATTTAGAAAAAGGGGAAAGCCCACCAATTTTTCATGAATTGCATCACCATTTAGTATGGTTACTTGATGCAGCAGGCCATGCGCAAGGAATTAATGATAGTGTTGATATGGTAGAACAGGATGTGAAAGTTAGATCGCACGAATTTATTGAAAGATTTAAAGATTTTTATATAAAAGCAGTAGAGCTTGCAGGGTATTTAAGAACGAACGTTCAATCGTTTCCTGCACTTTCTAAAATGAATGTTGAAGTAAAATTGGAGATAGAACTGTTTAAAACTTTTTTACATGAAATAAAAGAAATGGAATTATCAGATCAACTGTTAGGTACGTTTTCGGCCATTATGGCTGATCATATGGCTCGAGAGGAATGTTATTACTTAATTAAGTTAGCTAGTTCAACAGCTACTGCAATGCCAGATTGTGATCCAACAAAACCGCGAGTACAAGAATAG